In one window of Pseudomonas benzenivorans DNA:
- a CDS encoding bifunctional 4-hydroxy-2-oxoglutarate aldolase/2-dehydro-3-deoxy-phosphogluconate aldolase, which produces MTNNDTRQAARMADKIAQLDSICARARIMPVITIAREEDILPLADALAAGGLTVLEITLRSAHGLTAIRRLREQRPELCVGAGTVLDRPMLAAAEQAGAQFIVTPGSTAELLQAGLESAVPMLPGTSSASDIMLGYGLGYRRFKLFPAEVCGGTAALKALGGPFGGVRFCPTGGINPDNLQGYMALPNVMCVGGSWMFDSEWVNNGDWARIQQASAEALQLLD; this is translated from the coding sequence ATGACCAACAACGACACCCGCCAGGCCGCGCGCATGGCCGACAAGATCGCCCAGCTCGACAGCATCTGCGCCCGTGCGCGGATCATGCCGGTGATCACCATCGCCCGCGAAGAAGATATCCTGCCCCTGGCCGATGCCTTGGCCGCCGGCGGCCTCACGGTGCTGGAGATCACCCTGCGCTCGGCCCACGGCCTGACCGCCATCCGCCGCCTGCGCGAGCAGCGCCCCGAACTGTGCGTCGGCGCCGGCACCGTGCTCGACCGGCCGATGCTCGCCGCGGCCGAGCAGGCCGGCGCCCAGTTCATCGTCACCCCGGGCTCCACCGCCGAGCTGCTGCAGGCCGGCCTGGAGAGCGCCGTGCCCATGCTGCCGGGCACCAGCAGCGCCTCGGACATCATGCTCGGCTACGGCCTCGGCTACCGGCGCTTCAAGCTGTTCCCGGCCGAGGTATGCGGCGGCACCGCGGCGCTCAAGGCTCTCGGCGGGCCGTTCGGCGGCGTGCGGTTCTGCCCGACCGGCGGCATCAACCCGGACAATCTGCAGGGCTACATGGCGCTGCCCAATGTGATGTGCGTCGGCGGCAGCTGGATGTTCGACAGCGAGTGGGTGAACAACGGCGACTGGGCGCGCATCCAGCAAGCCAGCGCCGAGGCCCTGCAACTGCTGGACTGA
- a CDS encoding aldo/keto reductase: MNQLPVEQPLLLGMMRLLVYPELADPQALLGFVERCVERGLNGFDHADIYGLGQCEAHFGAALRLRPELRQQLQLIGKAGIVLAAQDSSRWRVKHYNSAAGYLTEAVETSLKRLGVERLDGFLLHRPDPLLQTDEVVRALQALVEGGKVGWLGLSNAEPLHWQVLGRVLPLRCNQIELSLLAQQPAWDGRLQALQADGLQVQAWSPLAGGAFGPALQQALEEVAEALQATPNQVALAWVRRLPGRPVPILGSLRWARVEEALAGAALQLDAPTWFHLAATARGISAP, translated from the coding sequence ATGAATCAGCTCCCGGTCGAGCAGCCCCTGCTGCTCGGCATGATGCGCCTGCTCGTCTATCCCGAACTGGCCGATCCGCAAGCCCTCTTGGGCTTCGTCGAGCGCTGCGTGGAACGGGGCCTGAACGGCTTCGACCACGCCGATATCTACGGCCTGGGCCAGTGCGAGGCGCACTTTGGCGCGGCCCTGCGCCTGCGTCCCGAACTGCGTCAGCAACTGCAGTTGATCGGCAAGGCCGGCATCGTGCTGGCGGCACAGGACAGTTCGCGCTGGCGGGTCAAGCACTACAACAGCGCGGCCGGTTACCTGACCGAGGCGGTAGAGACCTCCCTGAAGCGCCTGGGCGTCGAACGCCTGGATGGCTTCCTGCTGCACCGCCCCGATCCGCTGCTGCAGACCGATGAAGTGGTGCGCGCCCTGCAGGCGCTGGTCGAGGGCGGCAAGGTCGGCTGGCTCGGCCTGTCCAACGCCGAGCCGCTGCACTGGCAGGTGCTCGGCCGCGTACTGCCGCTGCGCTGCAACCAGATCGAGCTGTCCTTGCTGGCCCAGCAGCCGGCCTGGGACGGCCGGTTGCAGGCGCTGCAGGCCGATGGCCTGCAGGTCCAGGCCTGGTCTCCGCTGGCCGGAGGGGCCTTCGGGCCTGCCTTGCAGCAGGCCCTGGAGGAGGTGGCCGAAGCGCTGCAGGCGACGCCCAACCAGGTCGCCCTGGCCTGGGTGCGGCGCCTGCCAGGCCGCCCCGTGCCGATCCTCGGCAGCCTGCGCTGGGCGCGGGTCGAGGAGGCCCTGGCCGGCGCGGCGCTGCAACTGGATGCGCCAACCTGGTTTCACCTGGCCGCGACGGCGCGCGGCATCAGCGCGCCCTGA
- a CDS encoding MalM family protein: MPYIKTTGFALLGLLLAGCSHDALRRVDALARTPAPIATSQSSALAALAAAPLCCNSLGELPYTPIGPDFSASVQIDRHAPAFAFASGKSFFRAFALPLNSRSFEIRLYSQAGDTVLAPNVMLLDSQFRVTRLLGADDFDYVAAQGLKGDSLDARLRVDRLYLDNPGNESYLILYTSDAQMAGATVMQHPAKAYAKARGNQTPNIPDPVAQHAPEGIIKLVLIEDQAGGQLANSYVPPRSIGKEMGNSLPSVPAPVVLPETQAYYRQAIDAALASQDLERALRLADEAARVGDASVKAYLLERIQIK, encoded by the coding sequence ATGCCGTACATCAAGACCACCGGTTTCGCCCTGCTCGGCTTACTGCTGGCAGGCTGCAGCCACGATGCCCTGCGCCGGGTCGACGCCCTGGCCCGGACGCCCGCCCCCATCGCCACCAGCCAGAGCTCGGCCCTGGCCGCACTGGCCGCCGCCCCGCTATGTTGCAACAGCCTCGGCGAACTGCCCTACACCCCGATAGGCCCCGACTTTTCCGCCAGCGTGCAGATCGATCGCCACGCCCCCGCCTTCGCGTTCGCCAGCGGCAAGAGCTTCTTCCGTGCCTTCGCCCTGCCGCTGAACAGCCGCTCCTTCGAGATTCGCCTATACAGCCAGGCCGGCGATACCGTCCTGGCGCCCAACGTCATGCTGCTCGACAGCCAGTTCCGCGTCACCCGCCTGCTCGGCGCCGACGACTTCGACTACGTAGCGGCCCAGGGTCTGAAGGGCGACAGCCTGGATGCCCGTCTGCGCGTCGATCGCCTGTACCTGGATAACCCCGGCAACGAGAGCTACCTGATCCTCTACACCAGCGACGCCCAGATGGCCGGCGCGACCGTCATGCAGCACCCGGCCAAGGCCTATGCCAAGGCTCGCGGCAACCAGACGCCGAACATTCCCGACCCGGTGGCCCAGCACGCGCCGGAAGGCATCATCAAGCTGGTGCTGATCGAGGATCAGGCCGGCGGCCAGTTGGCCAACAGCTATGTGCCGCCGCGCAGCATCGGCAAGGAGATGGGCAACAGCCTGCCCAGCGTGCCGGCCCCGGTCGTGCTCCCGGAAACCCAGGCCTACTATCGCCAGGCCATCGATGCCGCCCTGGCCAGCCAGGATCTGGAGCGCGCCCTGCGCCTGGCCGACGAGGCCGCCCGGGTTGGCGATGCCAGCGTCAAGGCCTACCTGCTCGAGCGCATCCAGATCAAATGA
- a CDS encoding maltoporin, producing the protein MNKNQAAQLFRPSALVAAMLLATPALAVDFHGYLRSGIGATAGGGDQACFQAKGAPAKYRLGNECETYAEIGLGQEVWKEGEQSFYVDSMIAYKSNQANDWEATDSKNQNTDNPFENGTSSIRQFNVQGKNVLSMLPGSTLWAGKRYYQRHDVHINDYYYWDVSGPGAGIENIDLGFAKAHVAWMRNTDGTWVYNGAGTGTNVANDTLDLRLNDIDFNTDGKLEFGYDYGKANLTDEQEKDPGFRDQKGHLITVEHTQGNWFGGYNKLALQYGTDGIIGGSGRNTTGNSDGDMQRLVNQGVVGLTDNLEMMYVQIYENKDFDNDSGQQWLSFGVRPVYKWDNVMSTALEFGYDRVNPQADGADTVDLKKITLAQQWSAGRSFWARPQIRVFATYALWDGDKYNAASESVEVGDDNGLTFGVQAEAWW; encoded by the coding sequence ATGAACAAGAACCAAGCTGCACAGCTGTTCCGGCCCAGCGCCCTGGTCGCCGCCATGCTGCTGGCGACCCCCGCCCTAGCCGTGGACTTCCACGGTTACCTGCGCTCAGGCATCGGCGCTACCGCCGGCGGCGGCGACCAAGCCTGCTTCCAGGCCAAAGGCGCGCCGGCCAAGTACCGTCTGGGCAACGAATGCGAGACTTACGCGGAGATCGGCCTGGGCCAGGAAGTCTGGAAGGAAGGCGAACAGAGCTTCTACGTCGACAGCATGATCGCCTACAAGTCGAACCAGGCTAACGACTGGGAAGCCACCGACAGCAAGAACCAGAACACCGACAACCCCTTCGAGAACGGCACCAGCTCGATCCGCCAGTTCAACGTACAGGGCAAGAACGTCCTCAGCATGCTGCCCGGCTCCACCCTGTGGGCCGGCAAGCGCTACTACCAGCGCCACGACGTACACATCAACGACTACTACTACTGGGATGTTTCCGGCCCGGGTGCCGGCATCGAGAACATCGACCTCGGCTTCGCCAAGGCCCACGTTGCCTGGATGCGCAACACCGACGGCACATGGGTGTACAACGGTGCCGGTACCGGCACCAACGTGGCCAACGACACCCTCGACCTGCGCCTGAACGACATCGACTTCAACACCGACGGCAAACTGGAATTCGGCTACGACTACGGCAAAGCCAACCTCACCGACGAGCAGGAGAAGGATCCGGGCTTCCGGGACCAGAAGGGCCACCTGATCACCGTCGAACACACTCAGGGCAACTGGTTCGGCGGCTACAACAAGCTGGCCCTGCAGTACGGCACCGACGGCATTATCGGCGGCAGCGGACGCAACACCACCGGCAACAGCGACGGCGACATGCAGCGCCTGGTCAACCAGGGCGTGGTCGGTCTGACCGACAACCTCGAAATGATGTACGTGCAGATATACGAGAACAAAGACTTCGACAACGACTCCGGACAGCAGTGGCTCTCCTTCGGCGTGCGCCCGGTGTACAAGTGGGACAACGTCATGAGCACCGCCCTGGAATTCGGTTACGACCGCGTCAACCCACAGGCCGATGGCGCCGACACCGTCGATCTGAAGAAGATCACCCTGGCCCAGCAATGGTCCGCCGGCCGCAGCTTCTGGGCGCGTCCGCAGATTCGTGTGTTCGCCACCTACGCCCTGTGGGACGGCGACAAGTACAACGCGGCCAGCGAGTCGGTCGAAGTCGGCGACGACAACGGACTGACCTTCGGCGTACAAGCCGAAGCCTGGTGGTAA